The Pirellulaceae bacterium region GCACAACTACTGGCGCTGGATAGAGGCGATGTGGCAGGCAGTAAGGCGGGAAACTGCGGATCTGTTGCTTGATCTCTCCCTGTGCCTGCAAGTTCACCGACTGTGGCTCTGGCAATTTTTCAATTGTGCCAACAGTGGGTGATATCGGACGGTTACTAGGCAGCCTCCAGCTATGTTCGGGCTGCGGTTGCGATGGCTTGTTATGCAAAGCAGTGAAGACCACACCCAAGAGAATTGCGTGGACAATTGCCACCACGATCAGCCCCAGACTTAAGCGAATTCGAATCGTATCGTTGATCATGGTGATTACAGAACCTCATAACTAGGGTAAGGCAGTGAACTGCTGGGATCGTTGAGAACGGTCAGGGCAAAGCCTCCGTAGCCTGCCCATAAGCGGATGAACTGTTCACGAGGTGTCAATTCGAAACGCCCCGGGTAGTTGTTGTCGAGGATCGCTGCGTATTGCTGTCCATCACGCTCGATCCAGCCGACGAACGTGCAGCAGTGCGCGGGCTTCCACCAGAGGATCGCTCCACGCCTGGTTGCACTGGCCCAATCCAGGAAGCGTGGGTCGGCCTTGAGCGTATAGCTGTAGTCGATGCCGGCAGCATCCAAGCGATCGCGGAGACGAGAATCCCACTCGCCGTCGGCATAAGTCGTTCGCCAGCGTTCACCAAGTTCAAACTTGTTCAGCCAACGCAGGTGGTTCACAAGCGAGGCGTGAACGCAGCTCCCCTGACCAAGTGATCCCGTCCAATTGCGCTGATGCAATTGCACCGGCAGGTTTGCTGGCGGTTGCTCCGGTTCCGGCTTGGGTAGTAAGCGAACTTGTGTGGGCGCAGGCATACATCCGCAGCAGCCAAGGTATAGGCCGATCAGCAGGGCCAAGTGGTGGGTATTCAACGTGTGCTTCTCCTGCGCTTGTTACAACAATTTCATCTGAGGCTGAATTGCTGAGCTGTGCTACTGGCTTAGGCGAACACGCACCGTAGCGCTGTTCACACCGGCGGCAGCCACTGCTTTACCCAGCAACTTGTTGCCGGTGGCCGTAGTCACAGCCTGATCGTTTCCGGCATCCCAGTAGAGCTTTGCGCCGGCGGCGATAGGTGCAGTTGGCTCTTTGGCGATATCAAAGACACCCTCGACCGAGATCGCCCCCAACTGACCGGCCTTGATATCCCGTTTAGTGATGCCCACTAAGTCTCCTTGCACTACAACGGAACCCGCTGACAGGTCGGCGTTGGGTGTGTAGTCGATTGCCTCACCCTGCTGAACAAATTGTGCGAACGACATGCTTGTTTACCTTCTTGAATGATTACTCGAATGTGAAGACCAGAAATGAATCGGCTGCACTATGTAGCCGATTCGCTTAAGCCTCTCCCTTGCTCTTCACGACGGCTCGATGGTCTTGCTCACGCACCCCTACATCCAAATAGCTGCGGAAAGAGATGCCCAGCTTGTTGGGCGGCGTTTCAACCTGCTCAACCACGGGTGTACGCCGACCATAGAGAAAGACGATTTCAAAGGCCGCTAGAACCTTAGGGTTCGCAAACAGATACCAGGCCTTGGGGCTAGCACCGACGTAATACGGATCGCTCAAATGAGGAGCCGAGATCACGCGATAGCGATTGCGATGCGGGTTGTCCACAGGGATCTTGGTGGGCTGGCCTGATGCATCGATCATCAGTTGAGCCGAGCCCATCAAGAGTTCAGCATC contains the following coding sequences:
- a CDS encoding DUF2190 family protein, whose translation is MSFAQFVQQGEAIDYTPNADLSAGSVVVQGDLVGITKRDIKAGQLGAISVEGVFDIAKEPTAPIAAGAKLYWDAGNDQAVTTATGNKLLGKAVAAAGVNSATVRVRLSQ